A portion of the Mustela erminea isolate mMusErm1 chromosome 19, mMusErm1.Pri, whole genome shotgun sequence genome contains these proteins:
- the LOC116579294 gene encoding leukocyte immunoglobulin-like receptor subfamily A member 2 isoform X2, whose product MGGSTRTPTLNALLCLGTLPKPSIWADPSHIVTKGSRVTIWCQVSLQADGYYLYKEKVSESLETLETSWDSSNKASFSIKSMSSHNVGRYRCAYQSGESRSQLSDDLTLVMTGQHEAPSLSANPGPVVALGGNVSLSCSSLWPRGSFHLLKEQGANVPQHLEWTFHRERGQGFLQVGPMNTSHAGTYRCYVSPESYPYLWSQPSDPLHLQVTGIYEKPSLSTQPGASVSWGENVTLQCCSELWFDTFHLSKEGSLAPSQVLRLQDTAIPHQVNFTLSPVTSDFEGTYRCYGSHSNNPYLLSQPSDPLDLLVSGSNSQDYTVENLIRLGISALILMVLGVLLFQARHRQSRPQYAAGTYTRKREDGQ is encoded by the exons ATGGGAGGCAGCACCAGGACCCCAACCCTCAATGCTCTTCTCTGCCTCG GGaccctccccaaaccctccatCTGGGCTGATCCCAGCCACATAGTCACCAAGGGGAGTCGTGTGACAATCTGGTGCCAGGTGTCTCTGCAGGCTGACGGCTACTATCTATATAAAGAGAAAGTCTCTGAGTCCTTGGAGACCTTGGAGACCTCATGGGATTCCAGCAACAAGGCCAGTTTCTCCATTAAATCCATGAGCTCACACAATGTAGGGCGATACCGGTGTGCATATCAGAGCGGGGAGAGCCGGTCACAGCTGAGTGATGACCTAACCCTGGTGATGACAG gaCAGCATGAGGCACCCTCCCTCTCAGCAAACCCAGGCCCTGTGGTGGCCTTGGGAGGGAACGTGTCACTCTCCTGTAGCTCGTTGTGGCCACGGGGGTCATTCCATCTGCTGAAGGAGCAGGGAGCTAATGTGCCCCAACACCTGGAGTGGACGTTCCATCGTGAGAGGGGGCAGGGGTTCCTCCAAGTGGGCCCCATGAACACCTCCCATGCGGGGACCTACAGATGCTACGTTTCTCCTGAGTCATACCCGTATTTGTGGTCACAGCCTAGTGACCCTCTGCACCTTCAGGTCACAG GAATATATGAGAAACCATCCCTCTCGACCCAGCCAGGGGCCTCAGTGTCCTGGGGAGAGAATGTGACCCTGCAGTGTTGCTCGGAGTTGTGGTTTGATACCTTCCACCTCTCCAAGGAGGGGTCCCTCGCTCCTTCCCAGGTCCTTCGTCTGCAGGACACAGCAATACCTCATCAGGTCAACTTTACACTGAGTCCCGTGACCTCAGACTTTGAGGGCACCTACCGGTGCTACGGCTCACATAGCAACAACCCCTACCTGTTGTCACAGCCCAGTGACCCCCTGGATCTCCTAGTCTCAG GGTCAAACAGCCAAGATTACACAGTGGAGAATCTCATCCGGTTGGGGATCTCTGCCTTGATCCTGATGGTTCTCGGGGTGCTGCTCTTTCAAGCTCGGCACCGTCAGAGTAGACCCCAATATGCAGCTGGGACATACACAAGAAAGCGAGAAGATGGACAGTGA
- the LOC116579294 gene encoding leukocyte immunoglobulin-like receptor subfamily A member 2 isoform X1, with product MGGSTRTPTLNALLCLGLCWGLWDEAQMGTLPKPSIWADPSHIVTKGSRVTIWCQVSLQADGYYLYKEKVSESLETLETSWDSSNKASFSIKSMSSHNVGRYRCAYQSGESRSQLSDDLTLVMTGQHEAPSLSANPGPVVALGGNVSLSCSSLWPRGSFHLLKEQGANVPQHLEWTFHRERGQGFLQVGPMNTSHAGTYRCYVSPESYPYLWSQPSDPLHLQVTGIYEKPSLSTQPGASVSWGENVTLQCCSELWFDTFHLSKEGSLAPSQVLRLQDTAIPHQVNFTLSPVTSDFEGTYRCYGSHSNNPYLLSQPSDPLDLLVSGSNSQDYTVENLIRLGISALILMVLGVLLFQARHRQSRPQYAAGTYTRKREDGQ from the exons ATGGGAGGCAGCACCAGGACCCCAACCCTCAATGCTCTTCTCTGCCTCG GGCTATGCTGGGGCCTGTGGGATGAGGCACAGATGG GGaccctccccaaaccctccatCTGGGCTGATCCCAGCCACATAGTCACCAAGGGGAGTCGTGTGACAATCTGGTGCCAGGTGTCTCTGCAGGCTGACGGCTACTATCTATATAAAGAGAAAGTCTCTGAGTCCTTGGAGACCTTGGAGACCTCATGGGATTCCAGCAACAAGGCCAGTTTCTCCATTAAATCCATGAGCTCACACAATGTAGGGCGATACCGGTGTGCATATCAGAGCGGGGAGAGCCGGTCACAGCTGAGTGATGACCTAACCCTGGTGATGACAG gaCAGCATGAGGCACCCTCCCTCTCAGCAAACCCAGGCCCTGTGGTGGCCTTGGGAGGGAACGTGTCACTCTCCTGTAGCTCGTTGTGGCCACGGGGGTCATTCCATCTGCTGAAGGAGCAGGGAGCTAATGTGCCCCAACACCTGGAGTGGACGTTCCATCGTGAGAGGGGGCAGGGGTTCCTCCAAGTGGGCCCCATGAACACCTCCCATGCGGGGACCTACAGATGCTACGTTTCTCCTGAGTCATACCCGTATTTGTGGTCACAGCCTAGTGACCCTCTGCACCTTCAGGTCACAG GAATATATGAGAAACCATCCCTCTCGACCCAGCCAGGGGCCTCAGTGTCCTGGGGAGAGAATGTGACCCTGCAGTGTTGCTCGGAGTTGTGGTTTGATACCTTCCACCTCTCCAAGGAGGGGTCCCTCGCTCCTTCCCAGGTCCTTCGTCTGCAGGACACAGCAATACCTCATCAGGTCAACTTTACACTGAGTCCCGTGACCTCAGACTTTGAGGGCACCTACCGGTGCTACGGCTCACATAGCAACAACCCCTACCTGTTGTCACAGCCCAGTGACCCCCTGGATCTCCTAGTCTCAG GGTCAAACAGCCAAGATTACACAGTGGAGAATCTCATCCGGTTGGGGATCTCTGCCTTGATCCTGATGGTTCTCGGGGTGCTGCTCTTTCAAGCTCGGCACCGTCAGAGTAGACCCCAATATGCAGCTGGGACATACACAAGAAAGCGAGAAGATGGACAGTGA